Proteins encoded within one genomic window of Chitinispirillales bacterium:
- a CDS encoding IS1 family transposase, producing NNCRLRHRIRRAFRKTCCFSKKFENHMKAFSLAFFYINYNHFKQQYIPNDYLNLEKCGIDSL from the coding sequence GTAATAACTGTAGATTGCGTCACCGTATCAGACGGGCGTTCAGGAAAACATGCTGTTTTTCCAAGAAGTTTGAAAACCATATGAAGGCGTTTAGTCTTGCTTTCTTTTATATCAATTATAATCACTTTAAACAACAGTATATACCGAACGATTATTTGAATTTAGAAAAATGCGGTATTGA